The Bacteroidales bacterium genome includes a window with the following:
- a CDS encoding LysE family transporter, with protein MVAIPPGAIAVLCIQRTLSKSRKSGFISGLGAASANTLSATIAAFFLGIVLPFIEKNIELLKIILGICVIVLGVITFFKNPVMQIRQNKEKKETLRSDFVSVFLIAIVNPAFILTYMAFFALFGVDSDISYFSGSFILAGVFIGASMWWFTLTTCIAMLRNKFRPRYLLYLNRTAGILIVLLGLVAVLSFLIG; from the coding sequence ATGGTAGCAATACCACCAGGAGCTATTGCAGTACTCTGCATCCAACGAACATTATCCAAAAGCCGGAAATCCGGATTTATTTCCGGACTCGGAGCCGCTTCTGCCAATACTTTATCTGCGACTATTGCTGCATTCTTCCTGGGAATTGTGTTGCCATTCATTGAAAAAAATATCGAACTGTTAAAAATCATACTTGGAATCTGTGTTATCGTATTAGGAGTGATTACTTTTTTTAAGAATCCTGTAATGCAAATCCGGCAGAACAAGGAAAAAAAAGAAACATTAAGAAGCGACTTTGTTTCGGTATTTCTCATTGCAATAGTTAATCCTGCTTTTATCCTGACATACATGGCTTTTTTTGCTCTTTTCGGAGTTGATTCGGATATCAGTTATTTTTCAGGATCATTCATTCTCGCCGGGGTTTTTATCGGAGCATCTATGTGGTGGTTCACACTAACTACCTGTATCGCTATGTTACGGAATAAATTCCGCCCGCGTTACCTGCTATACCTGAACAGGACAGCCGGAATACTGATCGTCTTACTCGGACTTGTAGCGGTATTAAGTTTTTTAATAGGATAA
- a CDS encoding family 78 glycoside hydrolase catalytic domain — protein MSRIFIVFLASIQLCIAQSPSHLTTDLLEHTDRVFLDGYPANISLSEIGSLIERYQTAAIRNTNPYLGWVVNSEQANTLQTAYHILVATSPKLLAKDEGDMWDSGRTESNNSVSVPYAGKALQPSTVYYWKVKVWDNHGVESPFSQVKSFITAENMDGMTAQYPLQVSDEHPVKISTIDKGHYFIDFGKASFGRLRLTLTSFKEMDTVIIHLGEHAKNGQVDRKPGGTIRYAMYRLPLMAGTHTYSVKIRPDKRNTNISANESGVKPIIMPDYTGEVYPFRYCEVEGYSPALNTTDMMRQTIFYPFNETASEFHSSDTVLNRVWDLCKYSIKATSFAGTYVDGDRERIPYEADALINQLCHYAVDREFTIARHSHEYLINYATWPAEWIMQSVLMAWNDYLYTGNMASLKRFYEDLKAKTLGGLKENNGLISTRTGKQTPELLKSIHFKGKALRDIVDWPQSGILGLGKNEAGESDGFVFTDYNTVVNAYHYEALRQMSVIAGVLGYQTDKEKYDREAQQVKTKINRLMLDPKKGYYNDGIDTDHSSLHANMFPMAFGIVPQKNVKKVSDFMRTRGLACSVYGSQFLMDAIYNSHDAQYGLELLSSTAERSWYNMIREGSTISLEAWDNKYKPNQDWNHAWGAAPANIIPRKLMGIEPIEPGFEKIRIKPQPATLKQASIRIPSIRGDISVAFNNQPDEKFTMEIEIPANATAEIWIPKTSKKYVLTINGLAQKGIVDGAFVKVNVGSGKYSFVLEQI, from the coding sequence ATGTCCCGGATTTTTATTGTTTTTCTGGCCAGCATCCAGCTTTGTATAGCCCAGTCACCTTCCCATCTTACCACAGATTTATTGGAACATACCGACCGGGTATTCCTCGACGGTTATCCTGCCAATATATCATTATCTGAAATCGGCTCCCTAATTGAGCGATACCAGACAGCAGCTATCCGGAATACAAACCCGTATTTAGGGTGGGTGGTAAATAGCGAACAAGCCAATACGCTTCAAACCGCTTACCATATTTTAGTCGCCACATCACCAAAATTATTGGCAAAAGATGAAGGCGATATGTGGGACAGCGGACGCACAGAAAGCAATAATTCAGTATCTGTGCCATATGCAGGGAAAGCGCTCCAGCCATCCACTGTTTATTACTGGAAAGTAAAAGTATGGGACAATCATGGTGTGGAAAGCCCGTTTTCACAGGTAAAAAGCTTTATTACAGCCGAAAATATGGATGGCATGACTGCACAATATCCGTTACAGGTAAGTGATGAACACCCTGTCAAAATTTCTACAATAGATAAGGGACATTATTTTATTGATTTCGGGAAAGCGTCTTTTGGCCGGCTGCGATTGACATTGACATCATTCAAGGAAATGGATACGGTGATTATTCATTTGGGAGAGCACGCAAAAAACGGACAAGTCGACCGTAAGCCGGGTGGAACCATTCGTTATGCCATGTACAGGTTACCGCTGATGGCAGGCACACACACCTATTCGGTCAAAATTCGCCCGGATAAAAGGAATACAAATATTTCCGCCAATGAAAGCGGTGTAAAACCGATTATAATGCCTGATTATACCGGCGAAGTTTACCCGTTCCGTTACTGCGAAGTAGAAGGTTATTCACCTGCATTGAATACAACAGATATGATGAGGCAGACCATATTTTATCCATTCAATGAAACAGCATCGGAGTTTCACTCATCCGATACTGTATTGAACCGCGTATGGGATCTCTGCAAATATTCTATCAAAGCAACTTCCTTCGCAGGTACCTATGTAGATGGTGACAGGGAGAGGATCCCTTATGAAGCTGATGCATTAATCAATCAGTTGTGTCATTATGCTGTCGACAGGGAGTTTACGATAGCCCGTCATAGTCATGAATACCTCATCAACTATGCCACATGGCCTGCCGAATGGATCATGCAATCGGTGTTGATGGCATGGAATGATTATCTGTACACCGGGAATATGGCTTCATTGAAACGTTTTTATGAGGATCTCAAGGCCAAGACGCTTGGCGGACTGAAAGAAAACAATGGCCTGATCAGCACCAGAACCGGAAAACAAACGCCCGAATTGCTCAAATCGATACATTTCAAGGGAAAAGCGTTGCGTGACATCGTCGACTGGCCTCAAAGCGGCATCCTGGGATTAGGGAAAAATGAAGCGGGAGAATCCGATGGTTTTGTATTTACAGATTATAATACCGTGGTAAATGCATACCATTATGAAGCCTTACGGCAAATGAGTGTTATTGCCGGAGTACTGGGATATCAAACAGATAAGGAAAAATATGACAGGGAAGCTCAACAGGTTAAAACAAAAATAAACCGGTTAATGTTAGATCCCAAAAAAGGATATTATAACGATGGTATTGACACTGATCACAGTTCTTTACATGCCAATATGTTCCCTATGGCTTTTGGAATAGTACCGCAAAAGAATGTAAAAAAGGTCAGTGATTTTATGCGGACAAGAGGCCTGGCCTGCAGTGTTTATGGTTCACAATTCCTAATGGATGCCATCTACAATTCGCATGATGCACAATACGGGCTTGAGCTTCTTTCTTCCACTGCCGAACGAAGCTGGTACAATATGATCAGGGAAGGTTCAACCATATCACTTGAAGCATGGGATAATAAATATAAGCCGAATCAGGACTGGAATCATGCCTGGGGAGCTGCACCTGCCAATATAATCCCGAGGAAATTAATGGGAATTGAACCAATTGAACCTGGATTTGAAAAAATACGTATCAAACCACAGCCGGCAACACTTAAGCAGGCTTCGATAAGAATTCCCTCCATTAGAGGCGATATATCCGTAGCTTTTAATAACCAACCCGATGAAAAATTCACTATGGAAATAGAAATTCCGGCCAATGCCACTGCCGAAATATGGATTCCAAAAACATCAAAAAAATATGTCTTGACAATAAACGGATTGGCTCAAAAGGGAATTGTAGACGGCGCTTTTGTAAAAGTAAATGTAGGTTCGGGGAAATATTCTTTTGTTTTGGAGCAAATATAG
- a CDS encoding alpha-N-arabinofuranosidase: MKNLIITGLFLLFTTLTASSQKNVTVRIHPEQGRQIISKHIYGHFAEHLGSCIYGGIWVGENSSIPNVRGYRKDVLDALKSLQIPNLRWPGGCFADEYHWMDGIGPRDQRPKMVNNNWGGVVEDNSFGTHEFLNLCEILACEPYVSANVGSGTVEEMAKWVEYITSDGDSPMANLRRKNGREKSWKVKYWGVGNESWGCGGDMRPEYYADLYRRYAVYCRNYDGNQLYKVASGASDYDYNWTEVLMKNIGHRMNGLSLHYYTVKGWSGSKGSATNFNNDDYYWTIAKCMEIEEVIQKHIVIMDKYDRNKHIGLLVDEWGTWWDVEPGTNPGFLFQQNTLRDAFVAALSLHVFHKYADRIRMANIAQVVNVLQSIILTKDDKMLLTPTYHVFDMYKVHQDATFLPLDIISDTKLINHRNIPVVNVSASKDKNGKYHVSLTNIDLEAGREVNIDISAMQIAKVKGTVLTSGNINDHNTFEKNDLVKPADFSTFKINKGILNVQLPAKSIVVLELN; the protein is encoded by the coding sequence ATGAAAAATCTGATAATAACTGGCCTTTTCTTATTATTTACCACATTAACTGCGTCTTCGCAGAAAAATGTCACAGTCCGGATTCATCCCGAACAAGGCAGGCAGATCATCAGTAAACATATTTATGGGCATTTTGCCGAACATCTGGGATCATGCATCTATGGTGGAATCTGGGTGGGAGAAAATTCTTCCATACCTAACGTCCGGGGATATCGGAAGGATGTCCTGGATGCTTTGAAATCTCTTCAGATACCGAACCTCAGGTGGCCCGGAGGCTGTTTTGCCGACGAATATCATTGGATGGACGGTATAGGACCGCGTGATCAGCGGCCTAAAATGGTCAATAACAACTGGGGAGGAGTAGTTGAAGACAATAGTTTCGGTACCCATGAATTTTTAAATTTATGTGAAATATTAGCATGTGAACCATATGTCAGTGCCAACGTAGGAAGTGGAACTGTAGAAGAAATGGCAAAATGGGTGGAGTATATTACTTCTGATGGCGACAGCCCCATGGCAAATTTGCGACGCAAAAACGGCAGGGAGAAATCCTGGAAAGTAAAATACTGGGGTGTAGGTAACGAAAGCTGGGGGTGTGGCGGAGACATGAGACCGGAATATTATGCCGATCTGTACCGTCGATATGCGGTATATTGCCGTAATTATGACGGCAACCAATTGTATAAAGTCGCCAGTGGAGCCAGTGATTATGATTATAACTGGACGGAAGTACTGATGAAAAATATCGGACACCGGATGAATGGCCTTTCATTACATTACTATACAGTGAAAGGATGGAGTGGTAGTAAAGGATCTGCCACCAACTTCAATAATGACGATTACTACTGGACCATAGCCAAATGTATGGAAATCGAAGAAGTCATCCAAAAGCACATTGTCATTATGGATAAATACGACCGGAACAAGCATATCGGCTTACTGGTTGATGAATGGGGAACATGGTGGGATGTGGAACCCGGAACCAATCCCGGATTTCTGTTCCAGCAGAACACGCTTCGCGATGCTTTCGTTGCCGCCTTATCACTGCATGTCTTTCACAAATATGCCGACCGTATACGAATGGCTAATATCGCGCAGGTAGTCAACGTACTTCAATCGATAATCCTGACAAAGGATGACAAAATGTTGTTGACCCCTACCTACCACGTATTCGATATGTATAAGGTACATCAGGATGCCACCTTTCTTCCGTTAGATATCATATCAGACACTAAACTAATTAACCACCGCAATATACCGGTGGTAAATGTTTCGGCCTCTAAAGACAAGAATGGCAAATACCACGTATCCCTGACCAACATCGACCTGGAAGCCGGACGTGAAGTGAATATAGATATATCTGCCATGCAAATTGCGAAGGTGAAGGGAACAGTGCTAACCTCCGGTAATATTAATGATCATAATACTTTTGAAAAAAATGACCTGGTAAAGCCGGCTGATTTTAGTACATTTAAAATCAATAAGGGAATACTAAATGTTCAACTCCCTGCAAAATCAATTGTTGTATTGGAATTAAATTAG